Proteins from a genomic interval of Clostridium scatologenes:
- a CDS encoding YlmC/YmxH family sporulation protein, whose protein sequence is MSDNIKLYSEMERYEIINVNDGDKFNSLGNNDIVINEEGDLKLLILNNSKSKLGLFGKTEFIEAPWECVKKIGSKTIIIDADEKMIKRSH, encoded by the coding sequence ATGAGCGATAACATAAAATTGTATAGTGAAATGGAGAGATATGAAATAATAAATGTAAACGATGGAGACAAGTTTAATTCATTAGGAAATAATGATATCGTTATTAACGAAGAAGGAGATTTAAAACTATTAATATTGAATAATAGCAAATCTAAACTTGGATTGTTCGGAAAGACAGAATTTATAGAAGCACCATGGGAATGTGTAAAAAAGATTGGTTCAAAAACTATAATAATAGATGCGGATGAAAAAATGATAAAGAGATCTCATTAA
- the dapG gene encoding aspartate kinase produces the protein MNILVQKFGGTSVSTHERRLMVVDKILKAKEEGFSPVVIVSAMGRKGQPYATDTLLSLIGEEFKNSNKLAADLLMSCGEIISTVVMSEELNKKNLQAVPLTGGQAGIITSDNYNDASVLRVDTDNIMNVIKEGKIPVVAGFQGRSEKGFITTLGRGGSDVTASLLGVALKAKEVQIYTDVDGIMTADPRIVSDALLIEKIGYNEVFQFADQGAKVIHPRAVEVAMKGNIPLVIKNTLNECKGTIISNDTMQNSHNVITGITSMGNRVQITVEFEQNKNNENYHILLDELANDMISIDLINVFPKEKIFTIDEKDMENFKIVMENLGLEYSFVEHCTKIAVIGSRMRGIPGVMAKILKSLLMNNVEVLQTADSHTTIWCLVEDKDADNAINSLHSEFKLGKE, from the coding sequence ATGAATATATTAGTACAAAAATTTGGAGGGACCTCTGTTTCTACTCATGAAAGAAGATTAATGGTAGTTGATAAAATATTAAAAGCTAAAGAAGAGGGATTTTCACCAGTAGTGATAGTATCTGCTATGGGAAGAAAAGGTCAGCCATATGCAACGGATACTCTTCTTTCATTAATAGGTGAAGAATTTAAAAACAGTAATAAATTAGCTGCAGATTTATTAATGAGTTGTGGAGAAATTATAAGTACTGTAGTTATGAGTGAGGAATTAAATAAGAAAAATTTACAAGCAGTACCACTAACAGGAGGACAAGCAGGAATTATAACTAGCGATAATTACAATGATGCTTCTGTTTTAAGAGTAGACACAGATAATATAATGAATGTAATAAAAGAAGGTAAAATTCCAGTAGTGGCAGGTTTTCAAGGAAGAAGTGAAAAAGGTTTTATTACTACTTTAGGAAGAGGTGGAAGTGATGTTACAGCTTCACTTTTAGGAGTAGCATTAAAAGCTAAGGAAGTTCAAATATATACAGATGTAGATGGCATAATGACGGCAGATCCAAGAATAGTTTCAGATGCTTTATTAATTGAAAAAATAGGGTATAATGAAGTTTTTCAATTTGCAGACCAAGGAGCAAAGGTAATACATCCTCGTGCTGTAGAAGTTGCAATGAAAGGTAATATACCTCTTGTTATTAAGAATACTCTTAATGAGTGCAAGGGAACTATAATAAGTAATGATACAATGCAAAATTCACATAATGTTATAACTGGAATAACTTCTATGGGAAATAGAGTTCAAATTACGGTAGAATTTGAACAAAATAAAAATAATGAAAATTATCATATATTGTTAGATGAATTGGCTAATGATATGATAAGTATAGATTTAATTAATGTATTTCCAAAAGAAAAGATATTTACTATTGATGAGAAAGATATGGAAAATTTTAAAATAGTAATGGAAAATTTAGGATTAGAATATTCTTTTGTTGAACATTGTACAAAAATTGCTGTAATTGGAAGTAGGATGAGAGGCATTCCAGGTGTTATGGCAAAGATATTGAAATCGCTTTTAATGAATAATGTAGAAGTACTTCAAACTGCAGATTCACATACAACTATATGGTGTCTTGTAGAAGATAAGGATGCAGATAATGCTATAAATTCACTTCATAGTGAATTTAAGTTGGGAAAAGAATAG
- a CDS encoding M16 family metallopeptidase — protein MYNLFKLNNGLRVVVENIDYVNSVSVGLWVENGSRNEDKTNSGISHFIEHMFFKGTKKRTALEIAECIEDVGGQINAFTGKEATCFYIKALDSHLELSLDVISDMLFNSKFSNEDIEKEKSVVIEEINMNEDSPEDVLSDLHSEAIWGEDPISLPILGNISTVKSFTKDQIEKYISSYYIPENSIISIAGKFDMSNIEKLVEKYFGHWNSNNKKITVYSKPELQQNHLFKKKSIEQLHLSLGMPGIETGNDDIYTLLLLSNIFGGGASSILFQKIREEKGFCYSIYSYVSAFNNTGVLSIYTSLNSKYAADVVFTIKEEIEKFTKTGVSKEKLAKAKEQLKGSYILGLESTSSRMFNNGKSVLFLNRINTPEHIIEKINRIDEESLNFVMKKSFEKGIMNSAFVGEKIDLAVLTDIMQKDTVPFRNSKSKQV, from the coding sequence ATGTATAATTTGTTTAAGTTGAATAATGGATTAAGAGTTGTTGTAGAAAATATAGATTATGTTAATTCTGTAAGTGTAGGGTTGTGGGTGGAAAATGGTTCAAGAAATGAAGATAAAACTAATAGTGGAATTTCTCATTTTATAGAACATATGTTTTTCAAGGGTACAAAAAAGAGAACTGCACTTGAAATAGCTGAATGCATAGAAGATGTTGGCGGTCAAATAAATGCTTTTACAGGGAAAGAAGCTACATGCTTTTATATAAAAGCTTTAGACTCACATTTAGAGTTAAGTTTAGATGTAATATCAGATATGCTTTTTAATAGTAAGTTTTCCAATGAAGATATAGAAAAAGAAAAAAGTGTTGTAATAGAAGAAATAAATATGAATGAAGATTCACCAGAAGATGTATTGTCAGATCTTCATAGTGAAGCTATATGGGGAGAGGATCCTATATCACTTCCTATATTGGGAAATATATCTACAGTAAAATCTTTTACAAAAGATCAAATAGAAAAATATATTTCTTCATATTATATACCTGAAAATTCAATAATATCTATTGCAGGAAAATTTGATATGTCCAATATAGAAAAGCTTGTAGAAAAATATTTTGGACATTGGAATAGCAATAATAAAAAAATTACTGTTTATTCAAAACCAGAACTACAGCAAAATCATCTTTTTAAGAAGAAAAGTATAGAACAACTTCATCTAAGTTTAGGTATGCCAGGAATTGAAACAGGAAATGACGATATTTATACATTATTACTTTTAAGTAACATATTTGGTGGGGGAGCTTCTTCTATATTATTTCAAAAAATAAGAGAAGAAAAAGGCTTTTGCTATTCAATTTATTCATATGTTTCGGCTTTTAATAACACAGGTGTATTAAGTATATATACTAGCTTAAATTCTAAGTATGCAGCAGATGTAGTATTTACTATAAAGGAAGAAATAGAAAAGTTCACCAAAACTGGTGTGAGCAAGGAAAAACTAGCTAAAGCTAAAGAACAGCTTAAAGGGAGCTATATTTTAGGTTTGGAAAGTACTAGTAGTAGGATGTTTAACAACGGCAAATCAGTTTTATTTTTAAATAGAATTAATACACCAGAACATATTATAGAAAAAATTAATAGAATAGATGAAGAAAGTTTAAATTTTGTTATGAAAAAAAGCTTTGAAAAAGGTATAATGAATTCAGCTTTTGTAGGAGAAAAGATAGACTTAGCTGTTTTAACTGATATAATGCAAAAAGATACTGTACCTTTCAGAAACTCTAAAAGTAAGCAGGTGTAA
- a CDS encoding polyribonucleotide nucleotidyltransferase produces MNQTLETTVAGRTLKIDFGKVGMLSNCALLVSYGETVVLINANASDKPREGVDFFPLSIEYEERLYAVGKIPGGFIKREGKPSEKAILHARAIDRPLRPLFPKGYRNDVQVVCTVVSVEQDNAPDILAINGASIALSLSSIPFNTPLGAVSVGLIDDEFVINPTLEQREKSTLNLTVCATKERVMMVEAGGSEIPEDVMYDAIMFGFEECKKIVAFQEEAMEKLGKKKAEPTLYKVDEGLEKEVRDFSFEMIKEAMYIMDKDERNAAIDSAKEKINDEFEEKYPDNGADIAEVVYKLQKEIVRNMLLNENRRPDGRGFEEIRPISCEVGLLPRTHGTGLFTRGLTQVMTVATLGALGDVQILDGLGSEEFKRYMHHYNFPSYSVGEVRPLRGPGRREIGHGALAEKALEPLIPNEDNFPYTIRLVSEVLSSNGSTSQASVCGSTLALLDAGVPIKRPAAGIAMGLITSEDLSKEKVLTDIQGIEDFFGDMDFKVAGTEVGITAIQFDTKIHGLSNDCIKETLDKAKKARLFILEKINDCISGPREELSKYAPKTYTMNIDPDKIRDVIGPGGKVINKIIAETGVKIDIKEDGKIFVMCDDSTCAKRALKIIDDLTREVKSGEIYLGKVTKTTNFGAFVEILPGKEGLVHISKLDFARVNKVEDIVSVGDEILVKVTDIDNQGRINLSRKDAIKDSEEKESKEEE; encoded by the coding sequence ATGAATCAAACACTAGAAACTACTGTTGCAGGAAGAACTCTTAAGATTGATTTTGGCAAAGTTGGAATGCTTTCAAATTGTGCTTTGCTTGTAAGTTACGGTGAAACAGTAGTACTTATTAATGCAAATGCTTCAGATAAACCAAGGGAAGGGGTTGATTTCTTTCCTTTAAGTATAGAATATGAAGAAAGATTATATGCTGTAGGTAAAATACCAGGAGGATTTATTAAAAGAGAAGGAAAACCTTCAGAGAAAGCAATTCTCCATGCTAGAGCTATAGATAGACCTTTAAGGCCATTATTCCCAAAGGGATATAGAAATGACGTACAGGTAGTATGTACTGTAGTATCTGTAGAGCAGGATAATGCTCCAGATATATTAGCTATAAATGGTGCATCAATAGCTTTAAGCCTTTCAAGTATTCCTTTTAACACACCTTTAGGTGCTGTATCTGTAGGGTTAATAGATGATGAGTTTGTAATAAATCCAACATTAGAGCAAAGAGAAAAAAGCACATTAAACTTAACTGTATGCGCTACTAAAGAAAGAGTTATGATGGTTGAAGCTGGTGGATCTGAAATACCAGAAGATGTAATGTATGATGCTATCATGTTTGGATTTGAAGAATGTAAAAAAATAGTAGCTTTCCAAGAAGAAGCTATGGAAAAATTAGGCAAAAAGAAAGCAGAACCTACTCTATATAAAGTGGATGAAGGTTTAGAAAAAGAAGTTAGAGATTTTTCTTTTGAAATGATAAAAGAAGCTATGTACATAATGGATAAAGATGAAAGAAATGCTGCTATAGATTCTGCTAAAGAAAAAATTAATGATGAATTTGAAGAAAAATATCCAGATAATGGTGCAGATATAGCTGAAGTAGTATATAAACTTCAAAAAGAAATAGTAAGAAATATGCTTTTAAATGAAAACAGAAGACCTGATGGAAGAGGTTTTGAGGAAATAAGACCTATAAGCTGTGAGGTTGGATTACTTCCAAGAACGCATGGTACAGGTTTATTTACAAGAGGATTAACTCAAGTAATGACGGTTGCTACTTTAGGTGCTTTAGGAGATGTGCAAATTCTTGATGGACTTGGTTCAGAAGAATTCAAAAGGTATATGCATCACTACAACTTCCCATCTTATAGTGTAGGAGAAGTTAGACCTTTAAGAGGACCAGGAAGAAGAGAAATAGGTCATGGAGCTTTAGCAGAAAAAGCTTTGGAGCCACTTATACCAAATGAAGATAATTTCCCATATACAATAAGACTTGTATCAGAAGTTTTAAGCTCAAATGGTTCAACTTCTCAAGCTAGTGTATGTGGTAGTACTTTAGCACTTTTAGATGCTGGTGTACCAATAAAAAGACCAGCAGCAGGTATAGCTATGGGACTTATAACTAGTGAAGATTTATCTAAGGAGAAAGTTTTAACTGATATACAAGGTATAGAGGACTTTTTTGGAGATATGGACTTTAAAGTAGCTGGTACAGAAGTTGGAATTACTGCTATACAATTTGATACAAAAATTCATGGATTATCAAATGATTGTATAAAGGAAACTCTAGATAAGGCTAAAAAAGCTAGATTATTTATATTGGAAAAAATCAATGATTGTATCAGTGGACCAAGAGAAGAGCTATCAAAATATGCTCCTAAAACTTATACAATGAATATTGATCCTGATAAAATAAGAGATGTAATAGGACCTGGTGGAAAGGTAATAAATAAGATTATTGCTGAAACTGGTGTTAAAATTGATATAAAAGAAGATGGAAAAATATTTGTAATGTGTGATGATAGCACATGTGCAAAAAGAGCTTTAAAAATTATAGATGATTTAACTAGAGAAGTAAAATCAGGAGAAATTTATTTAGGAAAAGTTACTAAAACAACAAATTTTGGTGCCTTCGTAGAAATACTTCCTGGCAAAGAAGGATTAGTTCATATTTCTAAGCTGGATTTTGCTAGAGTAAATAAGGTTGAAGATATAGTATCTGTTGGAGATGAAATACTTGTTAAGGTAACAGATATCGATAATCAGGGTAGAATTAATCTATCAAGAAAAGATGCTATAAAAGATTCAGAGGAAAAAGAATCAAAAGAAGAAGAATAA